The proteins below come from a single Streptococcus hyointestinalis genomic window:
- a CDS encoding LTA synthase family protein has translation MNSFGQSQSQNGLVIIMKKVSNRILPTLKKENFSKEAVGKWFKRSFRAMLNWFKHLMTSRNFWYQVLIFLLFLESSIYLVWNNLAVAQNETSRVLPFLFQVPIVIIIGLLISRLVTWRFVVRFACGYVLYLIASYWMDMTLSLNNKDFHWEAFKSFWQTNFLLESVLIIVLAYGFQYIIQFGQDREQFSLDVSRFNRRLVLSSMLSAVYLTGDIFLDRLQSNHLLPIGSGVSEGQLIWSVIQYVSTFFVLFFFVNYLFLKALHHLKSNRPSLSLALSSSLLVAAIANYFIQAGITDKGKWYDYYTAPGATIFQIIVLTLLFFVIFLIINRYLVSLVLVILLAVIIAVVNQAKYALRQEPFLPSDLIWIREISFFKAYVSNEIIMAVVIGIFVVSGLLFLARGRLLSGAIMRKWKERLSVVIVMQVVSVTGIRYISNHDEGSFPTGVPVLSSLYNLYDISWLGINAKVNYQSLSYVWVNSLTTKKMATPKGYNRAKIKAIYDKYKNAAAELNKSRQQNLSDQTVIYILSESLANPTRLAGITASANPLEYITQVEQESTGGLMLSDGYGGGTANMEFQSLTGLPMTNFKSGVSVLYADVFPYMSYVPTLSEQYSAKNRIAIHLASAGNYNRKLVYSRLDFDTFVATSGTKDKPTDTGSLGVHYSDTATYQNILDKLNSNESQFFSVMTMQNHSPYSSNIGDTISISGQDFSESRNQQLHNYTNLIAETDKATKAFLDKLKEYPKKVTVVFYGDHLPGIYPEDFFKDNPESQYLTDYFIWSNYDTPKLNYPEIRSNDFPALLLEETNSKVSPYYALLTKALPNSQNKRDKVTQEDLKMIQYDITTGRNYIGDYKDFFTIAK, from the coding sequence ATGAACAGTTTTGGCCAAAGCCAATCGCAAAATGGATTAGTAATTATTATGAAAAAAGTCAGCAATCGAATACTACCGACACTAAAGAAGGAAAATTTTTCTAAAGAAGCTGTCGGCAAGTGGTTCAAGCGTTCTTTTAGAGCTATGCTTAATTGGTTTAAGCACTTGATGACCTCACGTAATTTTTGGTATCAGGTGCTTATTTTCCTACTCTTTTTAGAGTCTAGCATTTATCTTGTTTGGAATAATCTAGCAGTGGCACAAAACGAGACGAGTCGTGTGCTCCCATTTCTTTTTCAGGTGCCGATTGTGATTATCATTGGTCTCTTGATTAGTAGGTTAGTCACTTGGCGCTTTGTAGTGCGCTTTGCCTGTGGTTACGTGCTTTATCTGATAGCCTCCTATTGGATGGATATGACTCTCTCACTTAATAATAAGGATTTTCACTGGGAAGCCTTTAAGTCCTTTTGGCAGACCAATTTTTTGTTAGAGTCGGTGCTGATTATTGTCCTTGCTTATGGTTTTCAATACATCATTCAGTTTGGACAAGATAGAGAGCAGTTTAGCCTTGATGTATCACGTTTTAATCGCAGGCTTGTCCTCTCAAGCATGCTGTCAGCAGTCTATCTGACAGGAGATATCTTTTTAGACCGTCTCCAGTCTAACCACCTTTTGCCTATTGGGAGTGGGGTATCCGAGGGGCAGCTCATTTGGTCGGTTATCCAGTATGTTTCAACATTCTTTGTTCTTTTCTTTTTTGTTAATTACCTGTTCTTAAAGGCTCTCCATCATCTTAAATCCAATCGTCCAAGCTTGTCCTTGGCATTGTCAAGTAGTCTTTTGGTAGCAGCCATCGCCAATTACTTCATCCAAGCAGGTATCACAGATAAGGGAAAATGGTACGATTACTACACTGCTCCTGGAGCTACGATTTTTCAGATTATCGTCCTCACCCTGCTTTTCTTTGTCATTTTTCTTATCATCAACCGCTATCTAGTGTCTTTGGTACTTGTGATTTTACTTGCAGTTATCATTGCTGTGGTCAATCAAGCGAAGTATGCGCTTCGTCAAGAGCCCTTCTTGCCGTCTGATTTGATTTGGATTCGAGAGATTTCCTTTTTCAAAGCCTACGTCTCCAATGAAATCATCATGGCTGTTGTGATAGGGATATTTGTCGTCTCAGGGCTTCTTTTCTTAGCTAGAGGTCGCCTTTTGTCTGGTGCTATTATGCGTAAATGGAAAGAGCGCTTGAGTGTGGTCATTGTTATGCAGGTGGTGTCAGTAACAGGTATTCGCTATATCAGTAACCATGATGAGGGGAGTTTTCCAACGGGTGTGCCTGTACTTTCCTCGCTTTACAATCTCTATGATATTTCTTGGCTAGGTATCAATGCTAAAGTTAATTATCAATCATTAAGCTATGTCTGGGTAAATAGCCTTACTACAAAGAAAATGGCGACACCAAAAGGCTATAACCGAGCTAAAATAAAAGCTATCTACGACAAATACAAAAATGCAGCAGCAGAGCTGAACAAATCACGTCAGCAAAATCTATCTGACCAGACAGTAATTTATATCTTGAGCGAAAGTTTAGCTAATCCAACAAGACTTGCAGGCATTACCGCAAGTGCTAACCCACTGGAGTACATCACACAAGTTGAACAAGAGTCAACAGGTGGTCTCATGCTTTCAGATGGTTATGGTGGTGGAACGGCTAATATGGAGTTTCAGTCCTTGACAGGGCTTCCGATGACGAACTTTAAGTCAGGTGTTTCAGTTTTATATGCAGATGTCTTTCCTTACATGTCCTATGTGCCAACACTTAGCGAGCAGTACAGCGCTAAAAATCGAATTGCTATCCATCTTGCTAGCGCTGGTAATTACAATCGCAAATTAGTCTACTCAAGGCTTGACTTTGATACCTTTGTAGCGACCTCTGGGACAAAGGATAAACCAACAGACACAGGTTCATTAGGTGTACACTATAGTGACACAGCTACTTATCAAAACATCCTTGATAAGCTTAATAGCAATGAAAGTCAGTTTTTCTCTGTCATGACTATGCAAAATCACAGTCCTTACTCTTCCAATATCGGTGATACGATTAGTATCTCTGGCCAGGACTTTTCTGAGAGCCGTAATCAGCAGCTTCATAATTACACTAACTTAATCGCAGAGACGGATAAAGCGACGAAGGCTTTTTTGGATAAGCTAAAGGAGTATCCTAAGAAAGTCACGGTGGTCTTTTACGGAGACCACCTACCAGGCATTTATCCTGAGGATTTCTTTAAAGATAACCCAGAGAGTCAATACTTGACGGATTACTTTATCTGGTCAAACTATGACACACCAAAACTCAATTATCCTGAGATTCGCTCCAATGACTTTCCAGCCCTTCTCCTAGAAGAAACAAATTCAAAAGTGTCTCCTTACTATGCTCTTTTGACCAAAGCATTGCCAAACAGTCAAAACAAGCGTGACAAGGTAACACAAGAGGATTTGAAGATGATTCAGTATGATATTACAACTGGGCGAAACTATATAGGCGATTATAAGGATTTCTTTACCATTGCAAAGTAA
- a CDS encoding glycosyltransferase family 2 protein yields MTNHSFVVCAYGDSPYLGECIASLKQQTYSSEILLYTSTPSRYIEDLCKQYHIPYYTATGGSIGKDWNAALSFVTTPYVTIAHQDDYYEPGYAQKIMAKMSPKTLIAYSDYYEFKNNQKVTVNTNLKIKRLMLGTLAVFPSWKWWRRRVLSLGNPISCPAVTYNLEKLSDFQFDPEMKVSIDWFAWAEIAKKKGRFDYVPEQLMFHRIHEDSETSNTIKDNTRTKEDLFMYEQFWPKPIAKWISNYYEKSQQSNTTDTKEGKFF; encoded by the coding sequence GTGACTAATCATAGCTTTGTTGTTTGCGCTTATGGGGATAGCCCTTATCTTGGTGAGTGTATTGCCTCTCTCAAGCAGCAGACTTATTCATCAGAGATTTTGCTTTATACCTCTACTCCAAGCCGCTATATTGAGGATTTGTGTAAGCAGTATCACATTCCATATTATACGGCAACTGGCGGTTCTATCGGTAAAGACTGGAATGCAGCGCTATCGTTTGTGACAACGCCTTATGTCACCATAGCACATCAGGATGACTACTACGAGCCCGGCTATGCTCAAAAAATTATGGCAAAAATGTCGCCAAAGACTTTGATTGCCTACAGTGATTACTATGAGTTTAAAAATAACCAGAAGGTCACGGTAAACACCAATCTCAAAATCAAGCGCCTTATGCTAGGCACTTTAGCGGTATTTCCGTCATGGAAATGGTGGCGTCGTCGTGTGCTTTCGCTGGGCAATCCTATCTCTTGTCCTGCTGTGACCTATAATCTTGAAAAACTGTCAGACTTCCAATTTGACCCTGAAATGAAAGTGTCGATTGACTGGTTTGCTTGGGCAGAGATTGCTAAAAAGAAAGGGCGCTTTGACTATGTGCCAGAGCAGTTGATGTTTCACCGTATCCATGAGGATTCTGAAACGAGCAACACCATAAAGGATAATACCCGCACAAAAGAAGATTTATTCATGTATGAACAGTTTTGGCCAAAGCCAATCGCAAAATGGATTAGTAATTATTATGAAAAAAGTCAGCAATCGAATACTACCGACACTAAAGAAGGAAAATTTTTCTAA
- a CDS encoding DUF2304 domain-containing protein, with the protein MSIFSLVILVTALLFLYFVIRGINKNKILFDQAAMWLVLGILMVICALFPSIPGWFSRILGFQLTSNFVLFLAVILLMVLLFFQTIQISKQKEAIKDLIQEVSMVKKDIREDGDKRD; encoded by the coding sequence ATGTCCATATTTTCTCTTGTCATCTTAGTGACAGCTTTGCTATTTTTATATTTTGTCATCCGAGGGATCAATAAAAATAAAATTCTCTTTGACCAAGCTGCTATGTGGTTGGTGTTAGGGATTTTGATGGTGATTTGTGCGTTATTTCCTTCTATTCCAGGTTGGTTTAGCAGAATACTAGGCTTTCAACTAACTTCCAACTTTGTCCTGTTTTTAGCGGTTATTTTACTGATGGTTTTGCTCTTTTTCCAAACCATTCAGATTTCAAAGCAAAAAGAGGCTATTAAAGACCTCATCCAAGAGGTATCTATGGTTAAAAAAGATATTAGAGAGGATGGTGACAAGCGTGACTAA
- a CDS encoding glycosyltransferase family 2 protein — MKVLVIIPAYNEEESILKTVQSILDYREQRQLDFVLDYIVINDGSTDRTKEILDSHHLNAIHLISNLGIGGAVQTGYKYATRHGYDVAVQFDGDGQHDITSLPSLLEPIKGGKADLVIGSRFVGDVRSEFQTTFMRRFGINVISFMMKLVTGQKIYDTTSGYRLANKEIIAQFAKRYPRKYPEPESTVHVLKRKKRVVECPANMYDRSGGQSSITPFKSIRYMLEVCLSIVVAVFMKESE; from the coding sequence ATGAAAGTATTAGTAATCATTCCTGCTTACAATGAGGAAGAGAGTATTTTAAAGACGGTGCAGTCGATTTTAGACTATAGAGAGCAAAGGCAGCTGGACTTTGTTCTAGACTATATCGTCATCAATGACGGGTCAACAGATAGAACAAAGGAGATTTTGGATAGTCATCATCTCAATGCCATTCACCTGATTTCAAACTTGGGAATTGGTGGAGCCGTTCAGACAGGTTACAAGTACGCTACTAGACATGGCTATGATGTGGCAGTTCAGTTTGATGGAGACGGTCAGCACGATATTACATCGCTACCAAGTCTTCTAGAGCCTATCAAAGGAGGCAAAGCAGATCTTGTGATTGGGTCACGCTTTGTCGGAGATGTGCGTTCAGAGTTTCAAACGACCTTCATGCGCCGCTTTGGTATCAACGTCATCTCCTTTATGATGAAACTTGTGACAGGTCAAAAAATCTATGATACCACATCAGGTTACCGCTTAGCTAATAAAGAAATTATCGCTCAGTTTGCTAAGCGCTATCCGAGAAAATACCCAGAGCCAGAGTCAACGGTACATGTCCTAAAGCGTAAAAAACGAGTGGTCGAGTGTCCAGCTAATATGTATGACCGCTCAGGTGGGCAATCCTCGATTACGCCTTTCAAATCCATTCGCTATATGTTAGAGGTTTGTTTGTCTATTGTTGTGGCAGTCTTTATGAAGGAGAGTGAGTAA